In one Anaerobaca lacustris genomic region, the following are encoded:
- a CDS encoding SPFH domain-containing protein: MDPMMFVLLFIVAAVVVIALAGIRVVRPTHRGLIERLGRYRRFAKSGFNWIIPLVDRMIQVNITEQMVDAQPQEIITNDNLNARVDAQVYFKVKEDEESVKSSQYNVNDYQFQIVNLARTTLRNIIGTLTLKSANSERDKINTVLLETLARETENWGMQIVRTELKEIDPPKDVQETMNKVVKAENEKVAALDFADAVERQADGVKRSEIKKAEGVKQAKVLAAEGEAEAIRLVNDAANTYFIGNAQLLRKLEALEKSLSQNAKIVIPSGSELVNVIGEMAGFLPMTK; this comes from the coding sequence ACCCACCGCGGCCTCATCGAAAGACTCGGCAGGTACCGCCGTTTTGCCAAATCGGGTTTCAACTGGATCATTCCTCTGGTCGACAGAATGATTCAGGTCAACATTACGGAGCAAATGGTGGACGCCCAGCCGCAGGAGATCATCACCAATGACAATCTCAATGCGCGGGTGGATGCCCAGGTCTATTTCAAGGTCAAGGAGGATGAGGAGAGCGTCAAGAGCTCTCAGTACAATGTCAACGACTACCAGTTTCAGATCGTCAACCTCGCCCGCACGACCCTGCGCAATATTATCGGGACGCTCACGCTGAAATCGGCGAACAGCGAGAGAGACAAGATCAACACCGTGCTTCTTGAGACCTTGGCCAGGGAAACCGAGAACTGGGGCATGCAGATCGTCCGGACGGAGTTGAAAGAGATCGACCCTCCCAAAGACGTCCAGGAGACCATGAACAAGGTGGTCAAGGCGGAGAACGAGAAGGTCGCCGCCTTGGATTTTGCCGATGCGGTGGAGCGGCAGGCGGATGGAGTCAAGCGGTCGGAAATCAAGAAGGCCGAAGGGGTCAAGCAGGCCAAGGTCCTGGCGGCAGAGGGCGAGGCCGAAGCGATCCGGCTCGTCAACGACGCGGCGAACACGTACTTCATCGGAAACGCACAGCTTCTCCGCAAGCTGGAGGCTCTGGAGAAGTCCCTGAGTCAGAATGCGAAGATCGTCATTCCTTCGGGTTCTGAACTTGTGAATGTCATCGGGGAAATGGCCGGCTTCCTGCCGATGACGAAGTGA